The Aspergillus luchuensis IFO 4308 DNA, chromosome 7, nearly complete sequence genome has a segment encoding these proteins:
- a CDS encoding putative MFS transporter (COG:G;~EggNog:ENOG410PJGR;~InterPro:IPR011701,IPR036259;~PFAM:PF07690;~TransMembrane:12 (i16-42o54-73i85-103o115-139i160-180o200-219i276-299o330-352i364-384o396-424i489-509o521-543i);~go_function: GO:0022857 - transmembrane transporter activity [Evidence IEA];~go_process: GO:0055085 - transmembrane transport [Evidence IEA]): MASPRTLFTASRVQTWTYLLGVCPFSIAFLVFINSSISFVVTELIGLRDGEGDAVGTLGFADELLALVACPLWGVLSDRIGVRHVCTTGYAIVALALVLFVQAKNVYPQLLLGRLLFSLGGAAVSTMVTAVLPAVAGSHSSSQHHSTSDSRTSKSSSSRLAGYVGMCAGCGALVALVIFLPLPARFQQSGLSPAEAIQRSYYLVAVVSLVISILCFFGLRNLPGEEGKSWSSLWSARRRGTPDSGEACSYARKFQLPYLEQLGIAFALGFRNSDIFLGYLGGFVARASSVGISLFIPLAVNHYYRMSGLCGNQDGEAENPGDLKKSCHKAYVLASILTGVSQLVALLAAPAFGYLSERSRRRHVPLLAACCAGLVGYTTFALLPSPEFSGEMGSPGVFVVMGLVGISQIGAIVCSLSVLSSGILSLSEVGRMEDQWWSSPSEPSEDEGEGEEENENNPVDDEEEEHGEDRPLVAHRPGRKERHLSHLKGSIAGVYSLYGGAGILLLTKLGGLLFDVLSSGAPFYIMAGFNGALLLAGLVSGFIGHSRSAGPAGFGV; encoded by the exons ATGGCTTCTCCACGGACACTATTCACGGCCAGCCGCGTGCAAACATGGACCTACCTGCTTGGCGTGTGTCCATTCTCGATTGCATTCCTGGTCTTCATCAACTCGTCCATCTCATTTGTCGTCACGGAATTAATTGGACTCCGTGACGGAGAAGGTGATGCGGTCGGAACCTTGGGCTTTGCCGACGAACTGCTTGCCCTGGTCGCCTGCCCCTTGTGGGGAGTGCTGTCGGATCGCATCGGCGTCCGTCAT GTCTGCACTACCGGTTATGCTATTGTGGCGCTTGCCTTGGTCCTCTTCGTTCAAGCGAAAAATGTCTACCCCCAGTTACTCCTGGGAAGGCTGTTGTTCAGTCTTGGAGGCGCCGCAGTATCAACAATGGTCACAGCCGTTCTTCCAGCCGTAGCTGGCTCACACTCATCATCACAGCATCATTCTACATCAGACTCCCGGACGAGTAAGAGCTCATCCTCCCGACTGGCTGGATATGTAGGCATGTGTGCGGGATGTGGCGCGCTCGTTGctctcgtcatcttcctgccCCTTCCAGCTCGGTTCCAGCAATCAGGACTTTCCCCTGCGGAAGCTATCCAGCGCAGCTACTATCTTGTGGCTGTGGTATCTCTAGTCATCAGTATCCTCTGTTTCTTTGGGCTGAGAAACCTCCccggagaagaggggaagtcATGGAGCTCGCTGTGGTCCGCACGTCGGCGCGGGACGCCGGATAGCGGCGAGGCGTGTTCGTATGCTCGCAAATTCCAATTGCCATACCTCGAGCAGCTGGGCATTGCGTTCGCCCTGGGGTTCCGAAATTCAGATATCTTTCTGGGCTACTTGGGCGGATTCGTGGCACGGGCGTCGTCCGTGGGGATCTCGCTGTTCATCCCGCTCGCTGTTAACCATTATTATCGCATGTCGGGGCTGTGCGGGAACCAAGATGGCGAGGCTGAGAACCCTGGCGATCTAAAAAAGTCATGCCATAAAGCCTATGTGCTCGCTTCGATTCTGACAGGGGTCTCTCAGCTAGTCGCGCTGCTTGCAGCGCCAGCCTTCGGCTATCTGTCGGAGCGATCGCGACGCCGTCACGTGCCGCTTTTGGCAGCCTGCTGTGCCGGCCTTGTGGGCTATACCACTTTTGCCTTGCTGCCCAGCCCGGAATTCAGCGGGGAGATGGGCAGCCCCGGTGTATTTGTAGTCATGGGCTTGGTTGGTATCAGCCAGATTGGAGCGATTGTCTGCAGTTTATCAGTGCTGAGCAGCGGCATTCTCAGTTTGAGCGAGGTAGGTAGGATGGAGGACCAGTGGTGGAGTTCACCGAGTGAACCCAGcgaagatgagggtgagggtgaggaggaaaaCGAGAACAACCCAgtcgacgacgaggaagaggagcacgGAGAAGACCGACCTCTCGTGGCCCATCGTCCCGGCCGGAAAGAGCGGCATCTTTCGCACCTGAAGGGCTCAATTGCTGGGGTATATTCCCTGTACGGTGGAGCGGGTATCCTGCTCTTAACCAAGCTGGGTGGGCTCTTGTTCGATGTGCTGTCGTCGGGAGCACCGTTCTACATCATGGCTGGGTTCAATGGGGCATTGCTGCTGGCAGGCCTGGTGAGTGGATTCATTGGGCACTCACGATCCGCTGGACCAGCTGGGTTCGGTGTGTAG
- a CDS encoding uncharacterized protein (COG:S;~EggNog:ENOG410PPIF) gives MASTSNSNHQHPPSTSAAEFSTNPTTSANVDPNNHLANSGYAPSENQLAGLVEAATAAAGQEVSDWAAAAAVAAAAGAAGLQHHLEYGTDTHIDEDSFADASFGAGMGPQRHMRGPGSASMSEHGQPSGGLTRVPTKKRKRNEDALDPALTAGAAVGLAGTHHPHHQQQQHHHQQAHHYGGEGLGVAPSQSLSEARAVGLHSAAALFRQPSSNKKYTRPPMSKLFASLELSPENFLHLQAAAKAYMLDDRHPERRDCVGQRGKGDTEMVKLRLWNCVRHFLEVEGHGERFFGENVVNEGMGPRTYIWPRDQQKIISLVIPLLRRMVTNERQRQYAVETRKGGGTEERRRRKTEDSLQNLNATTPTDDQLHMHSHHHIPDDYASAQTGLSAPQPQLGTGSQVDLGLTDLLLDGYSTDWDSFSKSYDMYNHNYELDNLWYISGLQQPDWRGLVAAIDSHFQVIHNGGYDCPSPCEDENLHRILNADVTSDLRWRVGGNSDRPARNEFASSITRDISRIIRDSLATQHNVHQSPHSQAPVPQPQPFPPPNFPPLPSAVSGNVGSSPSPPTNVSLRINILQDGKRAHPRFDIPGSQCTDLETLKQLISRKFAGQLPGLSSETNMDWVSQLNWKFKVWLPDGLAPVQNDNEWAMALVSASNVDWMDGDLRVLVELDGTASAS, from the exons ATGGCATCGACTTCCAACTCAaaccatcaacatcctccgtCCACTTCGGCTGCCGAGTTCTCGACCAACCCGACCACCTCCGCTAATGTCGATCCTAATAACCACCTTGCAAATAGCGGATATGCGCCCAGTGAGAATCAACTAGCTGGATTGGTGGAGGCcgccactgctgctgccggtcAGGAAGTCTCCGactgggctgctgctgccgctgtcgctgctgcggCGGGGGCCGCGGGACTCCAGCATCACCTCGAATATGGTACGGATACCCACATCGATGAGGATAGCTTTGCAGATGCAAGTTTTGGTGCTGGAATGGGACCGCAGCGGCATATGCGCGGACCGGGGTCTGCCTCTATGAGTGAACATGGCCAGCCTTCCGGTGGACTTACCAGGGTGCCAACGAAGAAACGGAAGAGAAATGAGGATGCGCTGGATCCGGCGTTGACTGCGGGAGCTGCTGTCGGCCTTGCAGGcactcaccaccctcaccaccaacagcagcagcatcatcaccagcaggCGCATCACTATGGCGGGGAGGGTCTGGGTGTCGCGCCGTCGCAGTCACTCTCCGAAGCTCGCGCTGTGGGTTTGCATTCCGCCGCTGCCTTGTTCCGCCAACCGTCGAGTAACAAGAAGTACACTCGTCCGCCGATGTCGAAGTTGTTTGCGTCGCTGGAGCTCTCGCCGGAGAACTTTTTGCATCTGCAGGCGGCGGCTAAGGCATATATGCTGGATGATCGCCACCCGGAGCGGCGCGACTGTGTTGGTCAGCGTGGAAAGGGAGACACGGAGATGGTTAAATTGCGGTTGTGGAACTGCGTGCGCCACTTTCTTGAGGTCGAAGGCCATGGTGAGCGCTTCTTTGGCGAGAATGTTGTCAACGAGGGCATGGGACCCAGGACATACATCTGGCCCCGAGACCAGCAGAAGATCATCTCCTTGGTTATTCCTTTGCTGCGCCGAATGGTCACCAACGAGCGCCAGCGGCAGTATGCAGTGGAGACTAGAAAAGGGGGTGGCACCGAAGAGCGACGGAGACGCAAGACAGAAGACAGTCTGCAGAATCTGAACGCGACCACACCGACAGATGATCAACTCCACATGCATTCGCACCACCATATCCCGGACGACTATGCTTCTGCACAGACCGGGTTGTCGGCACCACAACCGCAGCTCGGGACCGGGTCTCAGGTGGATCTGGGTCTCACGGATCTCTTGCTGGATGGGTACTCGACTGACTGGGATTCGTTCTCAAAGTCATATGACATGTACAATCACAATTATGAGCTTGACAACCTGTGGTACATCTCGGGTCTCCAGCAACCGGATTGGCGTGGACTGGTCGCTGCCATTGATAGCCACTTTCAGGTCATTCACAACGGCGGTTATGACTGTCCGTCGCCATGTGAGGATGAGAACCTCCATCGCATCCTGAATGCAGATGTCACCTCGGACCTGCGTTGGCGTGTTGGCGGGAACTCAGACCGGCCTGCCAGAAATGAATT TGCTAGTAGCATTACCCGTGATATCTCGCGGATCATCCGAGACAGCCTGGCGACCCAGCACAATGTCCATCAATCACCCCACAGCCAGGCACCCGTGCCCCAACCGCAGCCATTCCCTCCTCCTAATTTCCCACCTCTCCCCAGCGCCGTCTCTGGAAATGTCGgctcttctccgtctcctccaaccAACGTCTCACTCCGAATCAACATTCTCCAAGACGGAAAACGCGCGCATCCCCGCTTCGACATCCCGGGAAGCCAGTGCACCGATCTTGAAACCCTCAAGCAGCTCATCTCCCGCAAATTCGCCGGCCAACTGCCAGGCCTCTCTTCCGAGACTAACATGGACTGGGTCTCTCAACTTAACTGGAAATTCAAGGTCTGGCTCCCAGATGGACTGGCCCCGGTGCAAAACGACAACGAGTGGGCAATGGCCCTCGTCTCAGCCAGCAATGTggactggatggatggcgacCTACGAGTTCTGGTTGAATTAGACGGGACGGCGTCGGCATCTTGA
- the hrdA gene encoding E3 ubiquitin-protein ligase HRD1 (COG:O;~EggNog:ENOG410PGY0;~InterPro:IPR001841,IPR024766,IPR013083;~PFAM:PF00097,PF13445,PF13639,PF12678;~TransMembrane:5 (n3-14c19/20o43-60i98-118o138-160i172-195o276-297i);~go_function: GO:0008270 - zinc ion binding [Evidence IEA]), with protein MRLAVYAGASAALATGVFLKALHQRANFYAACVYLSQSSANLMILMNISLLAVGFFLFWLQRLLYGPLRPIETEQLYEKAWFAVTETCLAMTIFRGELGGWFLVMFVSLLVGKVWGWIGEGRVEFLEQQPPANPRLFHIRLAASLLLSVLFNSLMLRYCVRTVLEQARPDMMVMFGFEFAVLTILSSSTAARYVISLVEIYITHLQMKAKIEERRREIRDAREESLRQYAESGETGPTPNLPDENDIDEMELDVPGWEEKGRWIFYLDLLTDFLKLTVYLTFFAILFTFYGLPLHILRDVVVTIRSFGRRIMDFVRYRNATRDMNERYPDATAEEVAREEVCIICREEMTHWHQPAGAQQRNRVSERLRPKKLPCGHILHFACLRSWLERQQNCPTCRRPVIAPPRAGGAGDGGNQNNAGAQNMAAGNQARDGQPDGLPRARVYQFGPFRIGFGAGRGDLFHNLHQQIHQGNAPVPQANNVNAPNARQIGFGFGFGRPLPIPAPQAAPNPASNVANMQTQLQQMEQQIVQEIETLRVTADQLHLVRLLQTELQRLRNLQANPTVPQSIAFQNPPAVSSSTSSVTMRRQFISDPQTPAMNAGDSRLPEGLSLPAGWSLIPLHSPEQGPSQPAEQRASPTVPETGTAQTSDPTSDSQVPPPTATVPAASQESEPAAATEPSTSQDLPNWQSGATSTATGSGVESLSQQWTDLAPETQMDGESTTADDIDGANHAEESDSASKGKARVATVEDVIDDET; from the exons ATGAGATTGGCCGTGTATGCTGGG GCCTCAGCTGCCCTGGCAACTGGCGTCTTCTTAAAAGCGCTGCATCAGAGAGCAAACTTCTATGCTGCATGCGTATACCTCTCGCAGAGCAGTGCAAATCTCATG ATATTGATGAACATTAGCCTGCTAGCGGTCGGCTTCTTTTTATTCTGGCTTCAACGTCTCCTTTACGGACCTCTTCGACCTATAGAAACGGAACAGCTCTACGAGAAAGCATGGTTCGCCGTGACAGAGACATGCTTGGCGATGACGATTTTCAGAGGAGAGTTGGGCGGTTGGTTCTTGGTCATGTTCGTCTCCTTGCTGGTTGGAAAGGTCTGGGGTTGGATCGGCGAGGGTCGGGTCGAGTTTCTTGAGCAACAACCCCCAGCAAATCCGCGATTGTTCCACATCCGACTCGCAGCCTCGCTGCTCCTTTCAGTTCTCTTCAACTCGCTTATGCTGAGATATTGCGTCCGCACCGTCCTTGAACAGGCACGTCCCGATATGATGGTCATGTTCGGCTTCGAATTCGCCGttctcaccatcctctccagctCAACTGCTGCCCGCTACGTCATTTCATTGGTCGAGATCTACATCACCCATCTCCAAATGAAGGCTAAAATTGAGGAGCGCCGTCGCGAAATTAGAGATGCCAGGGAGGAGTCGCTGCGCCAGTACGCCGAATCGGGAGAGACTGGGCCCACTCCCAACCTGCCGGATGAGAACGATATCGACGAGATGGAATTGGATGTGCCTGGCTGGGAAGAAAAGGGCCGCTGGATCTTCTACCTTGACCTGCTTACCGATTTCCTCAAGCTCACAGTATATCTCACCTTTTTCGCGATCCTGTTCACATTCTACGGTCTCCCATTACATATCCTGCGCGACGTTGTCGTCACTATTCGGTCTTTCGGACGGCGCATCATGGACTTCGTGCGTTACCGCAACGCTACTCGCGACATGAACGAACGCTATCCCGATGCCACCGCCGAGGAAGTCGCACGCGAGGAGGTTTGTATCATTTGTCGCGAAGAAATGACCCATTGGCACCAGCCGGCGGGCGCACAACAGCGAAACCGGGTCTCTGAGAGGTTGCGCCCCAAGAAACTGCCTTGTGGTCACATTCTACACTTTGCCTGTCTTCGAAGCTGGCTTGAGAGACAACAGAACTGCCCCACCTGTCGACGCCCAGTTATTGCGCCACCCCGGGCCGGGGGGGCGGGCGATGGTGGTAACCAGAACAATGCTGGTGCTCAGAACATGGCCGCTGGCAACCAAGCCAGAGATGGGCAACCAGATGGACTACCAAGAGCGCGTGTTTACCAATTCGGGCCTTTCAGAATCGGTTTCGGTGCGGGCAGGGGTGACCTCTTCCACAACCTTCACCAGCAGATCCATCAAGGCAATGCGCCTGTGCCACAAGCTAACAACGTCAATGCTCCGAATGCCCGACAAAttggcttcggcttcggatTCGGACGGCCTCTCCCGATCCCAGCGCCGCAGGCTGCCCCCAACCCTGCTTCAAACGTGGCCAACATGCAGACTCAGTTGCAGCAGATGGAGCAACAGATTGTCCAGGAGATTGAAACGCTGCGTGTCACGGCCGACCAGCTTCATCTGGTGCGGTTACTGCAGACGGAACTCCAGCGACTTCGCAATCTCCAGGCCAATCCTACTGTCCCCCAAAGTATCGCATTCCAGAACCCCCCGGCTGTCTCGTCCTCGACTTCTTCGGTTACCATGCGCCGTCAGTTCATCTCGGACCCACAGACACCCGCCATGAATGCTGGAGATAGCCGACTTCCCGAGGGACTGAGTCTCCCCGCGGGATGGTCTCTCATCCCCCTTCACTCCCCGGAGCAGGGCCCCAGTCAGCCAGCAGAACAACGCGCCAGCCCTACTGTTCCTGAAACCGGAACAGCCCAAACGTCTGACCCTACATCAGACTCCCAGGTCCCTCCCCCGACAGCAACTGTTCCGGCTGCCAGTCAAGAAAGTGAGCCTGCGGCGGCCACCGAACCCTCCACGTCCCAGGATTTGCCCAATTGGCAGTCGGGAGCAACGTCAACAGCCACGGGATCGGGCGTGGAATCACTCTCCCAACAGTGGACTGATTTAGCGCCCGAGACCCAGATGGACGGCGAGAGCACTACCGCCGACGACATTGACGGCGCGAATCACGCCGAGGAATCAGACTCGGCCTCAAAGGGGAAAGCACGGGTAGCAACGGTGGAAGATGTAATTGACGATGAAACGTGA
- a CDS encoding ribonuclease P subunit p30 family protein (BUSCO:EOG09264THP;~COG:J;~EggNog:ENOG410PG4W;~InterPro:IPR016195,IPR002738;~PFAM:PF01876;~go_function: GO:0003824 - catalytic activity [Evidence IEA];~go_function: GO:0004526 - ribonuclease P activity [Evidence IEA];~go_process: GO:0008033 - tRNA processing [Evidence IEA]), with protein MFYDLNLPYASDDPEISNTLSFLAELGYTTVALSQSITGKLPSNPTPPPAPKNVPKGLTLLTRLNLTLSDPAQNQRLASLTQVYDLVAIRPTNEKALLNACTNLECDIISLDFSIRLPFHFKFKMVSAAISRGVRFEICYGPGITGSGLDARRNLIGNAMSLIRATRGRGIIISSEAQRALAVRAPWDVINLACVWGLSQERGKEAICEEARKVTALAKLKRTSWRGIIDIVAGGVTKTKANVPLQKKSQEATGDNLKRKASVGSEPTGEEAEKPLSKREMKRRAKKARLESAGA; from the exons ATGTTCTATGATCTCAATCTGCCTTATGCCTCGGATGATCCCGAGATCTCCAATACCTTAAGTTTTCTTGCAGAAC TTGGTTACACCACCGTTGCCCTATCCCAATCTATTACTGGAAAACTCCCCTCAAATCCTACTCCCCCACCAGCGCCAAAGAATGTTCCCAAGGGCCTGACGCTCCTCACTCGCCTGAACCTGACCCTCTCCGACCCAGCGCAGAACCAGCGACTTGCCAGCCTGACTCAGGTTTATGATCTCGTCGCAATAAGGCCCACCAATGAAAAGGCGCTCCTAAATGCATGCACCAACCTCGAGTGTGATATCATCTCGCTGGATTTCTCCATACGACTGCCCTTCCACTTCAAGTTCAAGATGGTTTCCGCTGCTATATCACGTGGGGTTCGATTTGAGATCTGCTATGGACCAGGAATCACCGGGAGCGGACTTGACGCTCGCCGCAACCTAATCGGGAATGCGATGTCGTTGATACGAGCCACGCGCGGCCGGGGAATCATCATTTCGAGCGAGGCGCAGCGAGCTCTGGCTGTTCGGGCACCCTGGGATGTGATCAACCTGGCATGCGTTTGGGGTCTTTCGCAGGAGCGTGGCAAAGAGGCGATCTGCGAGGAGGCCCGGAAGGTGACCGCCTTGGCCAAGCTGAAGCGGACCAGTTGGCGAGGAATCATTGATATCGTGGCAGGGGGAGTGACTAAGACGAAAGCGAACGTACCGTTGCAGAAGAAGTCCCAGGAGGCCACGGGCGATAACTTGAAGAGAAAAGCATCGGTGGGGTCAGAGCCAACGGGCGAAGAGGCGGAGAAACCGCTGTCCAAGCGCGAAATGAAGCGCCGGGCCAAGAAGGCTCGGTTGGAGTCTGCCGGAGCTTGA
- a CDS encoding DUF3431 domain-containing protein (COG:S;~EggNog:ENOG410PHVY;~InterPro:IPR021838;~PFAM:PF11913;~SECRETED:SignalP(1-28)) yields the protein MISSRRAVPLFGFAFILFILLAIRSLSSQWEQATQVVGLGELATTPSPSPSVRFNVTRVHEEPAIRTPYAPKPHFVPGLPKPSGTTYTKTLVVPKTSDEDTSWMEVELPEWQTAIYAVDDPSAPLHPPKNKGHEVMVYLSYIIEHYDILPDVVAFMHSHQFAWHNDDLFAGDAADLLRRLNPAWVVRQGYVNLRCTWSPGCPAWLHPGTLVEDQTKQEEVMLARAWGEIFPDDPIPEVLAQPCCAQFAVSRDRIHAIPRARFVYFRDWMLRTELSDYISGRIWEYLWHVVFTGENVYCIKEHICYCDGFGICFGGEEEYDAFRGHHAKKSELEEQFKGWNVRADMIELTRMSGTLGEESHLSFPQPGEDLTLADLIDMEELLINELVVNATERGKDPEARAREVGRPWKEGDGF from the coding sequence ATGATTTCCTCGCGCCGGGCTGTGCCCCTGTTTGGCTTTGCCTTCATCcttttcatcctcctcgccatccgaAGCCTCTCGTCACAATGGGAACAAGCGACGCAGGTCGTCGGTTTGGGTGAACTGGCCACGACcccctctccatcgccgTCAGTACGCTTCAATGTTACCAGGGTTCACGAAGAGCCTGCGATTCGGACGCCGTATGCACCCAAGCCACACTTCGTCCCTGGCCTCCCCAAGCCCTCTGGGACAACGTACACGAAGACGCTCGTGGTGCCCAAGACTTCCGATGAAGATACCAGTTGGATGGAGGTTGAGCTTCCTGAGTGGCAAACAGCAATCTATGCCGTCGATGACCCGTCAGCACCTCTGCATCCTCCGAAGAATAAGGGTCATGAAGTGATGGTCTATTTGAGCTACATCATCGAACATTATGACATCCTACCTGATGTGGTCGCTTTCATGCATTCGCATCAGTTCGCTTGGCACAATGATGACCTCTTTGCCGGAGATGCAGCTGATCTCCTGCGCCGTTTGAACCCCGCCTGGGTGGTCCGCCAGGGCTACGTAAATCTGCGATGCACGTGGAGTCCCGGCTGTCCTGCTTGGTTGCACCCGGGAACCTTGGTGGAGGACCAAACAAAGCAAGAGGAGGTTATGCTGGCCAGAGCCTGGGGTGAGATCTTCCCCGATGATCCGATCCCGGAAGTTCTGGCCCAACCCTGCTGCGCTCAATTCGCCGTATCGCGCGACCGTATTCATGCCATTCCGAGAGCTCGCTTCGTATATTTCCGCGACTGGATGCTCCGGACAGAGCTCAGCGACTACATCTCCGGTCGAATTTGGGAATACCTATGGCATGTCGTTTTCACCGGAGAGAACGTTTACTGCATCAAGGAGCACATTTGTTACTGCGATGGATTCGGCATCTGCTttggcggcgaggaggagtaCGATGCATTCCGAGGCCACCATGCGAAGAAGTCTGAGCTCGAGGAGCAATTCAAAGGATGGAACGTTCGGGCCGACATGATCGAGCTGACCCGCATGAGCGGGACGCTGGGCGAGGAAAGCCACCTGAGTTTCCCGCAGCCAGGCGAGGACCTGACGCTCGCAGATCTGATCGACATGGAGGAGCTGCTCATCAATGAACTGGTGGTAAATGCTACGGAACGTGGCAAGGACCCCGAAGCACGCGCCCGCGAAGTCGGGAGACCCTGGAAGGAGGGCGATGGATTCTAA
- the CKA1 gene encoding casein kinase II subunit alpha/alpha' (COG:D,K,T;~EggNog:ENOG410PI5T;~InterPro:IPR017441,IPR008271,IPR000719,IPR011009;~PFAM:PF07714,PF00069;~go_function: GO:0004672 - protein kinase activity [Evidence IEA];~go_function: GO:0005524 - ATP binding [Evidence IEA];~go_process: GO:0006468 - protein phosphorylation [Evidence IEA]): MARVYADVNEHMPRSYWDYDSVNISWGVLENYEVVRKIGRGKYSEVFEGINVVNYQKCVIKVLKPVKKKKIKREIKILQNLAGGPNVVALLDVVRDSQSKTPSLVFEYVNNTDFRTLYPRFSDYDVRYYVFELLKALDFCHSKGIMHRDVKPHNVMIDHEKRKLRLIDWGLAEFYHKGTEYNVRVASRYFKGPELLVDFQEYDYSLDMWSLGAMFASMIFRKEPFFHGNSNSDQLVKIAKVLGTEELFEYLDKYEIELDPQYDEILSRFPRKPWLSFVNAENQRFVSDEAIDFLDKLLRYDHAERLTAQEAMAHPYFAPVRAAEAQAARNNTTTA; the protein is encoded by the exons ATGGCGCGCGTCTATGCCGATGTTAACGAACACATGCCCCGGTCCTACTGGGACTATGACAGTGTGAACATCTCCTGGGGTGTTTTGGAGAATTACGAGGTGGTCCGCAAGATCG GCCGCGGAAAGTACTCCGAAGTGTTCGAGGGCATCAACGTTGTCAACTACCAGAAATGCGTCATCAAGGTACTCAAGccggtcaagaagaagaagattaagCGTGAAATCAAGATCCTTCAGAACCTGGCGGGTGGCCCCAATGTGGTCGCCTTGTTGGACGTGGTTCGCGACAGTCAGAGCAAGACGCCAAGCTTGGTGTTCGAATATGTCAACAACACGGATTTCCGGACTCTCTACCCGCGGTTCTCCGACTATGATGTCCGTTACTATGTTTTCGAGCTTCTGAAGGCCCTGGATTTCTGCCACAGCAAGGGTATCATGCACCGGGATGTGAAGCCTCACAATGTCATGATTGACCATGAGAAGCGCAAG CTCCGCCTTATCGACTGGGGTCTTGCCGAATTCTACCACAAGGGCACGGAATACAACGTCCGCGTCGCTTCCCGTTACTTCAAGGGTCCTGAGCTTCTTGTTGATTTCCAAGAATACGACTACTCTCTGGACATGTGGTCCCTGGGAGCTATGTTTGCTTCCATGATCTTCCGCAAGGAGCCCTTCTTCCACGGTAACAGCAACTCCGACCAGTTGGTGAAGATCGCCAAGGTGCTTGGTACCGAGGAGCTGTTCGAGTACCTGGACAAATATGAGATTGAGCTGGACCCTCAATATGATGAGATCCTTTCTCGCTTTCCCCGGAAGCCTTGGCTCTCGTTTGTAAATGCTGAGAACCAGCGCTTCGTCAGCGATGAAGCGATTGACTTTTTGGACAAACTACTCCGCTATGACCATGCT GAACGCCTTACTGCCCAGGAGGCCATGGCTCATCCATACTTCGCCCCCGTGCGGGCGGCCGAGGCTCAGGCTGCCCGGAACAACACCACGACTGCCTAA
- a CDS encoding putative GPI anchored glycoprotein (SECRETED:SignalP(1-20)), which yields MRLQLTTSLALLATASTVVADDVISVLWPSSASGENYNAKLIGTTGGDLTTLVINCPATASASVTSSPAATAATTSAAVVKRATTASSSDDDDDDDFNDSCNIPDSGETLTVGSSTWAFTSSGNEFSQQATCSFTGTTVASCAFTYNIDTQTSSSSGVTTTQLNKVPITITSTASATGTATGGASTASATGDASGSSSSAASTGAATTTSDSGAFATGASQWVAGGAAMMVALAMA from the exons ATGCGTCTCCAATTGACTACCTCTCTGGCCCTCCTGGCCACTGCCTCCACCGTCGTCGCTGACGATGTCATCTCGGTCCTCTGGCCTTCCTCTGCCAGCGGCGAGAACTACAACGCCAAGCTGATTGGAACC ACTGGCGGCGACCTCACCACCCTGGTCATCAACTGCCCGGCGACAGCCAGCGCCTCCGTGACCAGCTCTCCCGCTGCCACCGCCGCAACCACCAGCGCCGCCGTCGTCAAGCGTGCTACCACCGCCTCCAGCtctgacgatgatgatgacgatgacttcAACGACAGCTGCAACATCCCCGACAGCGGCGAGACTCTGACcgtcggcagcagcacctgGGCCTTCACTTCCTCCGGTAACGAATT CTCCCAACAGGCCACCTGCTCCTTCACCGGCACCACTGTCGCTTCTTGTGCCTTCACCTACAACATTGACACCCagacttcctcctccagcggTGTTACCACCACTCAGCTTAACAAGgtccccatcaccatcacttcTACTGCCTCTGCCACTGGCACTGCTACCGGTGGTGCCTCCACCGCCTCTGCTACGGGTGATGCCtctggctcttcttcttctgccgcCTCTACCGGTGCTGCTACTACCACCAGTGACAGTGGTGCGTTCGCTACTGGCGCTAGCCAGTgggttgctggtggtgctgccaTGATGGTTGCTCTGGCTATGGCTTAA